One genomic segment of Hordeum vulgare subsp. vulgare chromosome 2H, MorexV3_pseudomolecules_assembly, whole genome shotgun sequence includes these proteins:
- the LOC123430340 gene encoding pentatricopeptide repeat-containing protein At1g09900-like, with the protein MLSSPSPPTLCSLLLLPSPPPSYSGRPHHPRRTSPSRRSRARPRISNPNAPSFPKPNPDPPPPPPRRLHAEDRRLSSLVHRGDLDAALRVVDSSPCPPDVLLANKLVRDLCRRGRLNDAARVVEACGSAATAVTYSALADGYCRAGRVDEARRVVDGMPVRPTAYAYNPLIHALCVRGQVTDALVVLDGMLSRGCAPDVVTYNILLEATCKGSGYRQAMELIDLMRAEGCTPTNVTYNVIMDGMCREGDVDSARELLNTLPSHGCTPNTVNYNTILKGLRTAGRWADVEELIDEMFRENCPPSEATLSVVISSLCQQQGLLQQAIRLLDKMSKHECTANISTYNAVISALCEQGHVADALELLVKMESQGCKPKTTTYNILVKALCSGDLWEDAEELMPKTSHADQSPDISSFNTLIGILCQKGLTLKAIEVFKQMPKKGCYPDSVTYSTLIDGLAKIGNMEQSLELLNEMGNKGFNSEVKYELLVEFLDEEDRVEEAIQVVHKLQDTGISLHAVLYNTILLGLCRNGKTDHAIDIFADMVSDGCMPDESTYVILIDGLAHEGYMKEARELLSKLSSRDVVIDNLTNNDGSLFDQNIHTS; encoded by the coding sequence ATGCTTTCGTCGCCGTCTCCTCCCACCCTCTGCAGCCTGCTCCTCCTCCCCTCACCCCCTCCCTCCTACTCCGGCCGCCCCCACCACCCGCGGCGCACATCCCCAAGCCGCCGCTCCCGCGCGCGCCCACGCATCTCCAATCCCAACGCCCCGAGCTTCCCCAAGCCCAACCCCgacccacccccgccgccgccgcgccgtctGCACGCCGAGGACCGCCGCCTGAGCTCGCTCGTCCACCGCGGCGACCTCGACGCGGCGCTCCGCGTCGTAGACTCCTCTCCCTGCCCGCCCGACGTCCTTCTCGCCAACAAGCTCGTCCGCGACCTCTGCCGCCGGGGCCGCCTCAACGACGCCGCGCGCGTCGTCGAGGCGTGCGGCTCGGCGGCCACCGCCGTCACGTACAGCGCCCTGGCCGACGGGTACTGCCGCGCGGGGAGGGTCGATGAGGCGCGCCGCGTCGTGGACGGCATGCCCGTGCGCCCGACCGCGTACGCCTACAACCCGCTCATCCACGCGCTGTGCGTGCGCGGCCAGGTCACGGACGCGCTCGTGGTGCTCGACGGTATGCTCTCCCGGGGCTGCGCCCCCGACGTCGTCACCTACAACATCCTCCTCGAGGCGACGTGCAAGGGCAGCGGGTACAGGCAGGCCATGGAGCTGATCGATCTGATGCGCGCCGAGGGGTGCACGCCAACCAACGTCACATACAATGTTATCATGGACGGGATGTGCCGGGAAGGCGATGTGGACAGCGCCCGTGAGTTACTGAACACCTTGCCCTCTCACGGGTGCACGCCAAACACCGTCAACTACAACACTATCTTGAAAGGTTTGCGCACCGCCGGGCGGTGGGCGGATGTTGAGGAGCTTATAGATGAGATGTTCAGGGAGAATTGTCCCCCAAGTGAAGCAACTCTCAGTGTGGTCATCAGTTCGTTGTgtcaacaacaaggattgctccagcAGGCAATTAGGCTTCTCGACAAAATGTCAAAGCATGAATGCACGGCAAATATTTCTACTTACAATGCCGTCATCAGCGCCCTTTGTGAGCAaggccatgtggctgatgccttggAGTTACTAGTGAAGATGGAATCCCAGGGCTGTAAACCTAAGACCACTACCTATAACATTCTAGTGAAGGCTTTATGCAGTGGTGATCTATGGGAGGATGCAGAGGAGCTAATGCCAAAGACGAGTCACGCTGATCAATCTCCAGATATTTCGTCATTCAATACACTCATTGGTATCTTGTGTCAAAAAGGGTTGACGTTGAAGGCCATCGAAGTATTTAAGCAAATGCCCAAGAAAGGCTGCTATCCTGATTCAGTCACTTACAGTACACTAATAGACGGGCTTGCCAAAATTGGCAACATGGAACAATCCCTTGAATTGTTGAATGAAATGGGCAACAAAGGATTCAACTCAGAGGTAAAATATGAGCTGTTAGTTGAGTTTCTGGATGAAGAGGATAGAGTTGAAGAGGCAATCCAGGTGGTTCATAAACTGCAAGATACAGGCATATCACTCCATGCTGTTCTCTACAATACAATACTCTTAGGGCTTTGTAGAAATGGCAAAACAGATCATGCTATTGATATTTTTGCTGATATGGTGTCTGATGGTTGCATGCCTGATGAATCAACTTACGTCATACTCATTGATGGTTTGGCACACGAAGGCTAtatgaaggaggcaagagaattgTTAAGCAAGTTGAGCTCTAGAGATGTCGTCATTGATAATTTGACCAACAATGATGGTTCGCTGTTTGATCAAAATATTCACACTTCTTGA